The Henckelia pumila isolate YLH828 chromosome 2, ASM3356847v2, whole genome shotgun sequence genome includes a window with the following:
- the LOC140878970 gene encoding protein FAR1-RELATED SEQUENCE 5-like, whose translation MNENNDDDHSYIPQVGDDRKPKIGMEFESLDDAFSFYNQYARESGFSARMSNIKKKGQTDERWSKQTNSDQPRKERARGDVRTGCQSRITVVKEQSGIGWVVSTFLESHNHPLSTPSKVHLLRSHRSVSASKKALTQQFAAANVPTCQQLRLLEIEYGGPENVGCTERDLRNYERTLWDEHKGIDAETLIHFFQSENDKSATFFFDYETDSENRFSKCFRADPVSRRAYTVFDDVVVFDTTYNTNKYGMIFAPFVGVNHHHQTIVFGCGFLSDEKIESFVWLLNKFLESMPKGAPNLIITDQDPAMTKSIGQVFPQTVHRYWMSSSQRSESSHAFYKRYVSSKNSLIDFIIRFNKALHHQRHNELVADHTDMNERPKIKLNWPMECQMVKITRKLNG comes from the exons atgaaCGAGAATAACGACGATGATCATTCGTACATCCCCCAAGTTGGAGATGATCGAAAGCCAAAAATTGGGATGGAATTTGAATCGTTGGATGATGCATTTTCGTTCTATAACCAATATGCAAGAGAATCTGGTTTTAGTGCGAGAATGAGCAATATCAAAAAAA AAGGGCAAACGGATGAACGATGGAGTAAACAGACAAATAGTGATCAACCAAGAAAAGAAAGAGCTCGTGGAGACGTTAGAACTGGATGTCAATCAAGGATTACAGTTGTGAAGGAACAAAGTGGTATTGGTTGGGTTGTTAGTACTTTTCTAGAAAGTCATAATCATCCACTATCGACTCCTTCAAAAGTGCATTTGTTACGTTCACATCGTAGTGTTTCTGCATCAAAGAAAGCACTGACTCAACAGTTTGCAGCAGCTAATGTGCCAACTTGTCAACAACTGCGATTGCTTGAGATAGAGTATGGAGGGCCTGAAAATGTAGGTTGTACAGAAAGAGATTTGAGAAACTATGAGAGAACTCTATGGGATGAGCATAAGGGAATCGATGCCGAAACATTGATTCATTTCTTCCAATCTGAGAATGACAAAAGTGCGACTTTCTTTTTTGATTATGAGACAGACTCAGAAAATAGGTTTAGCAAGTGTTTTAGGGCAGATCCTGTGTCAAGGAGGGCATACACTGTCTTTGATGATGTAGTGGTTTTTGATACGACGTATAATACCAACAAATATGGGATGATTTTTGCACCTTTTGTAGGAgttaatcatcatcatcagacCATTGTTTTTGGTTGTGGATTTCTGAGTGACGAGAAAATTGAGTCTTTTGTTTGGTTGCTTAATAAGTTTCTAGAATCCATGCCTAAAGGTGCACCGAACTTGATCATTACTGATCAGGATCCAGCTATGACCAAATCCATAGGACAAGTTTTTCCTCAAACAGTGCATCGATATT GGATGTCAAGTAGTCAAAGATCTGAAAGTTCACACGCTTTTTACAAGAGGTACGTCTCTAGCAAGAATTCATTGATAGATTTTATCATTCGTTTCAATAAGGCGCTCCATCACCAAAGACACAATGAGTTAGTCGCAGATCATACTGATATGAATGAGCGTCCCAAGATTAAGTTGAACTGGCCAATGGAGTGTCAAATGGTGAAGATTACACGAAAATTAAATGGTTAG
- the LOC140883592 gene encoding chlorophyll a-b binding protein CP26, chloroplastic, translating into MASLAASSAVASLGKSEILGNPLNFTSSNHAIATATFKTVALFSKKKAAAKAKAPPPAADDELAKWYGPDRRIFLPDGLLDRSEVPEYLTGEVPGDYGYDPFGLSKKPEDFAKYQAYELIHARWAMLGAAGFVIPEAFNKYGAYCGPEAVWFKTGALLLDGNTLYYFGKNIPINLVLAVIAEVALVGGAEYYRIINGLNLEDKLHPGGPFDPLGLANDPDQAAILKVKEIKNGRLAMFSMLGFFIQAYVTGKGPVENLAAHLSDPFGNNLLTVIAGSAERAPTL; encoded by the exons ATGGCTTCTCTTGCTGCATCCTCAGCTGTTGCGTCCCTTGGCAAGTCCGAGATTCTAGGCAATCCCCTTAATTTCACCTCTTCAAACCATGCCATTGCCACTGCCACTTTCAAAACCGTAGCACTTTTCTCCAAGAAGAAGGCCGCTGCCAAGGCTAAGGCCCCCCCACCTGCGGCTGATGATGAACTCGCCAAGTGGTACG GGCCTGACAGGAGAATCTTCTTGCCTGACGGGCTCTTGGACAGATCAGAGGTCCCCGAATACCTCACAGGCGAAGTCCCCGGAGA CTATGGGTACGATCCCTTTGGCCTCAGCAAGAAACCCGAGGACTTTGCCAA ATATCAAGCGTACGAACTTATTCACGCAAGATGGGCAATGCTTGGCGCTGCTGGCTTTGTAATCCCTGAGGCCTTCAACAAATACGGAGCTTACTGCGGACCAGAAGCTGTGTGGTTCAAG ACCGGTGCTCTGCTACTTGATGGGAACACGTTGTATTACTTTGGAAAGAACATTCCCATTAACCTTGTTCTGGCTGTGATTGCTGAGGTTGCGCTTGTGGGTGGTGCGGAATATTACAGAATCATCAATGGATtg AATCTAGAAGACAAGCTTCATCCTGGTGGTCCTTTTGACCCATTGGGGCTTGCAAATGACCCTGACCAGGCAGCCATTTTGAAAGTGAAGGAGATCAAAAACGGTAGACTAGCCATGTTCTCCATGCTTGGCTTCTTCATCCAGGCTTACGTGACTGGGAAGGGACCTGTCGAAAACCTCGCCGCACACTTGAGTGATCCCTTTGGCAACAACTTGCTCACTGTAATTGCGGGATCAGCTGAACGAGCTCCTACCCTGTAA
- the LOC140878971 gene encoding uncharacterized protein: MEPYIDEIKTFQDARWVSAPEAMWRIFEFDLNEIFPVVINLPLHLPNQQCVTFWKNQNLQIVLNFGYVGKTMLTEYFSTCCANIEARQEKAWNRRKQGKVIGRVNASNPIEGERYYLRLLLLHVRGPTSYDDLLTVGTTLCSTFKESSQVRGLLECDESNFQCLNEAVDFHMPYALRRLFATILVHCQPFDVRRLWDAFCHHLSEDFGRSGLVNELEIMSQTLQSISDFLESMGKNASMYDLPKLTMVSKYLDLLKSREVIEEQSIPIPATDLDAHHHLNHAQTLAYDMIMDCIHRNSGGLFFVNGPGGTGKTYLYRAILATVRSREIIALATATSGVAASILPSGRTAHSRFKIPIELHENSYCTISKQSGLGNLLRLTRLVVWDEAPMCRRYAIEAVDRTLQDLVGNKEPFGGKVVLLSGDFMQVLPVIPKATIEETIDGSLIRSYLFPRMKVILLHENMRAKNDPVFCEFLLRVGAGVEPVDVNGNIKLPTQMVTKVCEGDIEALENKLIEHVYEGLYENYLSSTYMTERAILSTKNTYVDTLNKNIITLFLGDAVEFLSFDEAIDDTHNYYPEEFLNGLTPNGLPPHRLVLKKNCPIMLLRNLDPSDGMCNGTRILCRGFCNNVIHTEISIGQHAGKMVLIPHIPLSAAENEGYPFQFKRKKFSIRLCFAMTINKSQGQTILVVGIYLPDPVFSHGQLYVAFSRGISMKNTRVLIKPDISNGGDYSPTKNVVYKNLLDIVLI, from the exons ATGGAGCCGTATATTGATGAAATAAAGACCTTTCAGGATGCTCGATGGGTTTCTGCTCCCGAGGCAATGTGGAGAatctttgaatttgatttgaatgaaATTTTTCCCGTGGTTATTAATTTACCTTTGCATTTACCGAATCAACAATGTGTTACTTTTTGGAAGAATCAAAATTTGCAAATTGTGTTGAATTTTGGATATGTGGGGAAAACTATGTTAACTGAATATTTCTCGACTTGCTGTGCAAATATTGAGGCAAGGCA AGAGAAAGCATGGAATAGAAGGAAGCAAGGGAAGGTGATTGGCCGGGTTAATGCCTCTAATCCAATAGAGGGTGAGAGGTATTATTTGCGTCTATTGTTGCTTCACGTTCGAGGACCTACGTCTTATGATGATTTATTGACAGTTGGCACAACACTTTGTTCTACATTCAAAGAATCATCCCAAGTTAGAGGTTTACTGGAGTGCGATGAGAGTAATTTTCAATGTCTAAATGAGGCCGTTGATTTTCATATGCCTTATGCTTTGCGGAGATTATTTGCGACGATACTTGTGCACTGCCAACCATTTGATGTTCGTCGATTATGGGATGCTTTTTGCCACCATCTGTCCGAAGATTTTGGAAGGAGTGGTCTCGTCAATGAATTGGAAATAATGAGTCAGACACTCCAATCCATTAGTGATTTCTTGGAAAGTATGGGTAAAAATGCGAGTATGTATGATTTACCCAAACTAACAATGGTCTCAAAATATCTTGATTTGTTGAAGTCCAGGGAAGTGATAGAAGAACAATCTATCCCAATACCTGCAACTGATTTGGATGCTCACCATCATCTTAATCATGCTCAAACGTTAGCTTACGACATGATCATGGATTGTATTCATCGAAACTCTGGTGGATTATTCTTTGTAAATGGACCTGGAGGGACTGGCAAAACTTACTTATATCGTGCTATACTCGCAACCGTTCGTTCACGAGAAATCATCGCTCTTGCCACTGCTACATCTGGTGTCGCAGCTTCTATCCTACCAAGCGGCCGAACAGCGCACTCGCGCTTTAAAATCCCAATTGAGCTGCATGAAAATAGTTATTGCACTATCTCGAAACAAAGCGGTCTTGGTAATCTGCTACGCCTAACCAGACTTGTTGTTTGGGATGAAGCTCCGATGTGCAGACGCTACGCAATCGAAGCTGTTGACCGTACTTTGCAAGACCTTGTTGGTAATAAGGAACCATTTGGTGGAAAAGTTGTGTTGTTAAGCGGCGATTTTATGCAAGTTCTTCCTGTTATTCCTAAAGCAACAATTGAAGAAACTATCGATGGGAGCCTTATTCGATCATATTTGTTTCCACGTATGAAAGTCATTCTTCTACATGAAAATATGCGAGCAAAAAATGACCCTGTTTTCTGTGAGTTCTTGCTCAGGGTGGGTGCAGGGGTAGAGCCTGTAGATGTCAATGGAAATATCAAGCTCCCAACACAGATGGTAACTAAAGTTTGTGAAGGAGACATTGAGgcattagaaaataaattgattGAACATGTGTACGAAGGATTATATGAGAATTATCTTTCATCAACTTATATGACCGAGAGAGCAATTTTATCAACGAAAAATACCTATGTCGATACgttgaataaaaatattataacattATTTCTAGGAGATGCTGTGGAATTTCTCAGCTTTGATGAGGCAATTGATGACACACATAATTATTATCCAGAGGAGTTTTTGAATGGGCTAACACCTAATGGTTTGCCTCCTCACCGACTGGTCCTTAAAAAAAATTGCCCTATAATGTTGCTTAGAAATTTAGATCCTTCTGATGGAATGTGCAATGGTACTAGGATCCTCTGTCGAGGATTTTGCAATAATGTCATCCATACGGAGATTTCAATCGGACAACATGCTGGAAAAATGGTTTTGATACCTCACATACCTCTCTCTGCAGCTGAAAATGAAGGATACCCATTCCAATTCAAACGGAAAAAATTTTCGATTCGCTTGTGTTTTGCAATGACAATAAACAAATCTCAAGGTCAAACGATTCTAGTAGTTGGGATTTACTTGCCAGATCCTGTTTTCTCACATGGCCAACTTTATGTTGCTTTTTCCAGAGGAATCTCGATGAAGAATACTCGAGTGCTGATAAAACCAGATATTTCCAATGGTGGTGATTACTCCCCAACAAAAAATGTTGTTTACAAAAATCTTCTTGATATTGTTCTAATCTAG
- the LOC140878972 gene encoding uncharacterized protein yields MYIKLETTRLDYYRRNQAEIRSELYQGIVDSVASGETRGTEVGRRVVLPSSFIGRPRDMRKRYLDAMALVRSLGKPDLFITMTCNPEWPEIKNNLFDGQTPHDRPDLVSRIFRASLVDLKDQIIKKKIFDSIAAYVYVIEFQKSGLPYCHFLVILKPEFKISSPDVFYRYVSAEIPNMNLFPRLFELVSHHMMHGPCGNLNKKCPCMVNGQCKHHYPRSHSDQTRQGRDGYPIYRRRDNGITVEARGCQLNSQWVVPYNPYLLYRYDCHINVEICSGLTAVKYL; encoded by the coding sequence ATGTATATTAAGTTGGAAACAACTAGACTCGATTACTACAGGAGAAATCAAGCAGAAATCAGATCAGAATTATATCAAGGCATAGTTGACAGTGTGGCCAGTGGAGAAACACGTGGTACAGAGGTTGGGCGTCGTGTGGTTCTCCCTTCATCTTTTATTGGGAGACCAAGGGATATGCGTAAGCGGTATCTTGATGCGATGGCGCTGGTCAGATCTTTAGGGAAACCAGATTTATTCATTACCATGACTTGTAACCCTGAATGGCCCGAGATTAAGAATAATTTGTTTGATGGTCAAACGCCCCATGACCGGCCTGATTTAGTGTCACGCATTTTTCGTGCAAGTTTGGTTGATTTGAAAGATCAGATAATTAAGAAAAAGATATTTGATTCTATTGCAGCATATGTTTATGTTATCGAGTTCCAAAAGAGTGGTCTACCGTACTGTCATTTTCTTGTTATACTCAAGCCCGAGTTCAAAATTTCTTCGCCGGATGTATTTTACAGATATGTTTCTGCTGAAATTCCCAATATGAATTTATTCCCACGATTATTTGAGCTGGTTTCGCATCATATGATGCATGGTCCGTGTggaaatttgaataaaaagtgCCCTTGCATGGTTAATGGACAATGCAAACATCACTACCCTCGATCACACTCGGATCAAACAAGACAGGGCCGTGATGGTTACCCAATATATCGAAGAAGGGACAATGGGATTACCGTTGAGGCGCGAGGTTGTCAACTGAATTCTCAATGGGTTGTCCCTTACAATCCCTACTTATTATATCGTTATGATTGCCATATCAATGTTGAGATTTGCTCGGGCCTGACAGCAGTTAAATATCTCTAA